The sequence below is a genomic window from Bos taurus isolate L1 Dominette 01449 registration number 42190680 breed Hereford chromosome 7, ARS-UCD2.0, whole genome shotgun sequence.
gtggttgccagcgGCTGGGTGGGGACTGGAGAGTGATGGCTAATAGGGACGAGGTCTCCTTTGGGGTGATGGGAATGTTCTGGAACTAGATACAGGCGGTCCATGCACGAACTGACACTGAGctgcacatttttaaatggtgaaagTCTGGTGTTCCAGGAGCCAGCTGGTGCAGACCTGGCTTAGGGAGCGGTCATGCGACCTCtacctcagtttctttctttataaaaattggACCagagactgccctggtggtccagcggttgagcatctgccttgcaacgcaggggatgagggttcaatccctggccggggaactaagaccccacacgccACAGAACGACAAAGCCCTTTGCGCGACAATTACTGAGCCTGCTCATTCCGGGGCCCTCACGTTAAAGCAGGAGAGCCCAAGTATGGCAGTTAAGActggatgcagccaaataaacaaatacatttttaaaaatcaggcaaATTCCCCCGGCTCCTACATAGCACCGCTGTGAGGACCAAATCAGAAAGGGTGTCAGTGGCTCCTCCCCAACGCAAGTCACTATTAGCAGTCTGGCACACTTTAAGATGTAGACAACATCTGTCAAAGATGTGGCCTTGGTTTGGGGTCATCAGAACCAAAGACTGACACGATTGCTGAGATGTGGTTTACCTGGGAAGTGACAGAGTCCAACTGCCGGTGCAGGAAAccggggttcaatctctgagtctggaagatcccctggggaaggaaacagcaacccactccagtattcttgcctgggaaatcccatagacagaggaagctggcaggcctcagtccatggggttgcaaagagtttggacacaacttagtgactaaacaacaacgtcCCCCAGAAGCCCTAGAGCCCTGCAGTGGGCACCAATGAGCAGATGGCCCTGAGGGCAATTGGGACTCCATCCCACTGGGGACCCCAGGGAGATGCATAGAACACACACGGCAATTGGTCCCACTCCAGGGGCAAGGGGCTGGGGTATTTATCCTCTCATCACCATCCAGCATTAGCTGAGATCTGTTCCTGCGGGGCTGACCCCTCACGTTCCTGGCCGTCCCTGTGTACCAGCTAGACATGCACCTGTGACCACAGGAGGCCCCAGGCAGGGCCACAGGGATTTACTGTGAGTGGCCTTCATCACATAGAGACTACTGTGGAGGGGATGGAGGTATAGATAGCATCTGTTCAAGCTTCAAGGCACTTTTGCAACAGCAGGCATAAATGGGATATTGAAAGCACTTAACTCTGCTATTTGTGATTGAGAAGAACTATTAATTTTTGGATGCCCGCCAAGTGCCAACACCTTGCCTAACTCCCACAAGGGTCACCACTGTTGTCGACTCAATACAATCCCtggtctctctcctttactttaaaaaaaaataaaattatttgtcttCACCAGGtctgagttgtggcatgtgggatctagttccctgactagggattgaacccagatccctgagtgcagagtcttagccactggaccacaagggaagcccctctctctcctttatttcttgcttcctttgGAATGATGACATTTAGAACAGAAGGCCAGATGCCACCTTCAGGGAAATTGCTCAGAGCAACAAGGGGCCCATTCCCATCAGAGAATACTTTATTCAAAccctttaaaacatattttggtgaaataaaaattttgaaaagactTCATGAGTCTCCCATCTTCAGGATGTTTCTAGGTACGAGGCACATAGAGCCTCAGACTCAGAAGACCACCTGAGATGCCAGCTGAGTTTATGAGGACAAATGGAGCAGGAATGACAAAAATGTTCCCTTAAAACCCAGCACACTCTCTTTCCCTGATTTAAATATACTTGTCATTTGTATCAGTTatttattgctgcataacaaattatccctaAACATCAGCAGCTCAAAACAACACATTTCTTATCtaacagtttctgtgggtcaggaatctgggcaTGGCTCTCCTGAGTCCTCCCCTCCACACTGTGATCAAGATTCAACCAGGGTAATATCTGCTTTGAAGCTCACTTTGTGTTGTTGGCAGGATTCAATTCCCTATGAGCTGTGGAACTGAGGCCCTAGGTTCCTTGATGGCTGTTGGCCAGAGGCTGCCCTCAGTTCCGTGACATGTGGGTCTCTTTATAGAGCAGCATGTATCATCAAAGACAGCAAGAGAGCCTGCAACAAGATGAAAGTCTTGTATTTTAAACTTAGTTACAAAAGTGAAGTCCCAGAACCCTTACTGTATTCCATTGGTTAGGAGTAAAtctagggacttcctggtggtcccctggctaagactccatgctcccaatgtaggaggtctgggttcaatccatggtcagggaactagatccgacatgccacaactaagagttcaaatgccaaaattaagacctggctcagccaaatatataaattcaaatagtttttaaaaagaacaggcAGAATGAATGATGGGATAGAAGCCTTGTGGGATTTGGCAGGGAGGGGGCCAAAGGGGATGCTCAGGTTTGGCACAGATCAATGCTctgatttgggggtggggagagaagcagGGACCACAGCCGGCCTCTGAAACATTTAAATACAACTGTggggtttgggcttccctggtggctcagatggtaaagaatctgcctgcagtgtgggagacctgggttcgatccctgggttgggaagatccccgggggaagggaatggcaacccactccaggattcttgcctggagaatcccacagacagaggagactcgtgggctacagtccatggggttgcaaagagtcaggcatgactgagggctaacactttcactttcatagtgtGGGGTTTTCCACTAGCAGAGGCCATCCACTCTGCATGGACTTCGGGCTGCAGAAACCTTCCGGCAGAGAAGGACTTTCAGAGCCAGGAAGCATTTTTACAATAGTCAACATGGACAATGGAGAGACACGCCCCCACAAAAATTCCCCCTCAGAACTACCCTTTGAGGTGAGGACCAGTGAGATGCCCATCGTATAGATAGACAAACTGAGGTATAGAGAGATTAAGCCATTGCTCAGGGTGACCAGCTAGTGAGCACTGGAGCTGTGACCGCATGTCTTCAGAAATCTCTCTCTCAGTACTCAGGTCCCTGCAATACCCAGCTCTCAGCGCCCAGGAGAgagcaaaaggcaaaaggataaagCTCTTCTTTCCCCTCTCCTGTGTGTGCAtagctgcttagtcatgtccaattctttgtgaccctatggactgtagcccaccaggctcctctgtccatgggattctccaggcaagaatcctggaatgtgttaccatttccttctccaggggatcttcccaacccagggactgaacccaggtctcctgcattgcaggtggatactttactgcctgagccaccaagaagcccCCTCCCCCTGTAGCCCAAGATGATATAAGCTCAGTCAGAGTGTTGATCAATGTGGCCCAAGTCAGGAGTTGCGGAGCCGGGGGACAGGCTCCATTGGGATCCTCTGGTCCCTTTGTGAGGCTGTCTGTCGCCAGGCCCTGTGGGGTTCAGAGAGTTGCGATTTTGCAGAGTCAGTGACTGGCCACGATGATTGGTCCACCTGGACCCAAGGCCAGCCCAGGTTATCCGGGGGCCCCTGGTCACACACAGATGCCCTGGAAAGTGATCTGGGGCTGGTTTCAGGATGGCCAAGATCCCAACCAGGGAGAACAAACAGCCTTTGCTTCCTAGGTGGATCAGATTCCATGGCTGGCGCCACAGCAGCCTGGGTGGGTCTGGCAGGTGCCGGCTGTGCCCAGAACGGGGAGATTCCAGGAGATATCTTAGCACCAGGGGCCTAACTTTCCCAAGGCAGCTGACATGTGTGGGGGAGGGGTACATTTTGCAGTCTCCctttcctgccaggctcctctgtctgtggaattctccaggcaaaaaaaactggagtgaatagctattcccttctccaggaaatcttcccgacccagggaacgaaatgactctgggtctcctgcattgcaggcaaattctttaccatctgagccatcatcgCCTATGTTCTTAACAGAAATAATTGACTTTCATTATTCACAGAGTCTATATTTGCCAGTCCTCCTACTGGCTCAAATCTGTGACTCCCAAATTAACACTCGCAGTGCTTTAGTGGTCACTGAAAGACATACAcagtgaagggaaaaaaaattttttttggccatgctacatgtcttgctggatcttagttccccaatcagggattgaacgtggCTACTGCAGTGAAAACGctgtgtcttaaccactggaccaccagggaattcccagtgcAGGGAAAAATTTGAGTCCCCAGAGGTACATGTTTGCAGCTGTGGTGGGACAAGCCGATGCTCTGCCTTCCTGTTCTAGCTCACAGGCATCATTCTTGAGGTCTAGCTAGTgggacatttttcatttttgtgctttttcatTGGTGATTTTTGCTGTTCGAAAAGGTTCCCAAGTGTGGTGCTGAAGAGCTATCTAGTGTCCGCAAGTGCAAGAAGGCTGGGATGTGCCTCCAGGAGAATATACTGTTAGATGAGCTTTGTTTGGGCTTCCTGGTGtatcagttagtaaagaatctgcctgcactgcaggagacctgggttcagtccctgggtcttgaagattccctggagaaggaaatggcaacccactccagtattcttacctgggaaatcccatggacagaggagcctagtgggatacagtccaggggatcacaagtGTCAGGCATGATTTTGCTCAGACATGAGTTATAGGACTAGTGGCTGTGAGGTCACCATTAATCAGCTGCGTGTTAAACAAGGTGTCTCAAAACACACACGTTATGTATTGATGACTTGAGAAACATGTGACCAGAGGCCTAGAGGAACCTACCCCTGTCCCCTGGAGGCACCAGTATTTCCCAATTCAGGGTTCCCTCCACTTTATACACGATAACTATCATGATTCATGAGAATTCATGGTTTGTGTCCACCACACGATAGAGGAAAAGAGATACAGACAGCAGTACAGTTTGATAGTTAAGAAAGCAGGCTCTGGGTTCGAATCCCAGCTCTGAATTTAGCCACCTCGTGCCTCAGTTTCACTATCTGTGAAATGGCCACAAAACCAGGACTTCCCACTGGGCTCGGGAGGACTAAATGAGGTACTACGCACCAGATACTAGGGAGAAGGTCCTCACAGTACAAACCGTAGCTGTTACTATTATTACGGTTGGGTGCAACGATGGAGGGGCGGGACCTGATGTGGTCCAGAATCACGGAGCCTGTTTCTCCCTGTAGAATGGGAGCGGCAGcagcgccccctcccctccaggttTTCACCCACTTGCTCAGCGTGCGTCCACCCCAGCTCCCgcgagacacagagacacacagtcaGGATGGAGATTATAGATAACCTCTGGACAGCGTGGTGTTTATTACCAGGACACCCGCATGGCCTCCAGGCACCAGAGAGTTTTGACACAAATGACTTGAAGGCACTGGTTTCTGTCCAGCCCCCACCCCTATCCATTAGGGCCCGGGAACCCATCACAGGGCGAACCGGTCATGCTCCCTCCTCCAGGCTGCAGCTCCTCCAAGTGGCCGAGGGTCCAGCATGCCTTGCGCTGCTAAAGGTCCCAAGGTGGAATGGGCTGGGCAGCTGCCAGTCAGCGgggtgatggggtggggaggggcggtGTCAGATGTGGCGGCTCCTCCCTGGTACTGCTGAAGGGCTAAGAGACGCTTGGAGGCAGGCGGGCAGCTGCCGTCTTCTCCACCACGAAGCCGTAGTTGTACTGGCGGGTGAGGAGTGGGGTGAAGGGAGAGTACAAAGTGAGAGAGCAGCCACTGGGGGGCGCCAGAGGAATGGTAGGGTGTGGGGCATGAGGGATCTGCAGCCCTCAAGGTGGGTTACAGCTGGGACAGAAGGGGGGCCCAGGGGAGAGGAAGTGGCCTGCATCCCCGCAACTCCACCCCCTCCCTAATCCCACACCCACCTCCGCCTCAATGTCCGCCAGCGATTTGATGGTCAGATCAGCAAAGGCAGAGAAGGCCTGGCAGGCAAGGGCAGGTCAGTCTGGGACAGGGACCCCAACCTGGAACCCTTGTTCCCTCATCTTCATGAAGGGCCCCCTCAATATTTGCCTGAACATCATCTCCCCTTCCTGCCACTGCCTCTTGCCCCCAAGCATCCAGCTGCCCCTCCTGAACCCCTCATTCCAGAAGGAGaccctcccgcccccaccccttgGCCTCCAGCCTCTTCCCACCCAGGAACTCCCCTCTGTGCTGGATACACACGCTGATACATCCTGCATCGTGGTGCCTAAAAACTCAAggggtgggggcagacccagACTCCCCAGGACCTGGACTCACCAGGGGACCACAGCTCTTGCCCTCGAATCGGGGGTGCAGCGTGAAGGGAACCCCATCCATGGCTGAGGAAAGTGGGTGAGAGGGATGGAGCTGAGGCTGAGGAGACTTGAAGCCTGCCTGTTGCCCACCCCAACCCAAGAAGCCCAGCCTAGAGGTCTCGGCTCTTCCCAGTCTTGACAGAACAGGGCAAGCCCAGGGCTGGTCCAACCCTGCCCTGGCCTCTACCTGGGGGTACAACCTCGGACCAGTcttacccccccacccccaccccagggtgtCAATCTCCCCACTCTGCTCTCACCTGAGATGCCATAGAGGTTGGAGGCCTCATAGATGGAGTCGTTCCTCCGCAGGGTAGAAGCCCGAGAGCCCAGTCTGGATAGTGTCCGCTCCGGGAAGCCACCTTTGCTGATGGAGGCAGGACAGCCCGGGTCGGCGACCTGATGCtgaccccgcccccaccccagccccataGCTGGAGGACTCACCTCGGCTGGCCCGGCGAGTCCAGGGAGAGGTCCCTCACGTCTCGGCTAAGAGCTCGGGGCTTGGGCACTGGCCGAGGGGCCTTGGCCTTCCGGCACCAAATGGCAAAGCCCCCCATGTCCCtaggggaggaagaagagagagaaggggcTCTGGCCTGATGTGCAGCCAGGGATGAGAACAGCTGCCAGCGGGAAGACAGGCTCTGGTGACCTCAGGTCTCAGCCCACACCATCAGCAACATCCTAACTAATCCTGCTGGGTTCAGCCACCGTATCGGGCATTTCAGACACACCAGCTCCTCACCACTGCCCAGTGAGATCCCAGTACAACTGTCCCCATCTTaacatgtggaaactgaggcacagagaggtggcAGAGGGATGTGAGGCCTCATGGGAGTCCCTGAGAGCCAGAGGGGCAGGCAGGGAGTTGGGAGGGCAAAGAAGGAAGGCGGGGGAGCAGGCGTACCCTACTCGCAGGTATCCAGGGACTGTCTTGGTTTTCCCACTCAGTCGGATGTCAAAGACAGCTGTGTCCGCGGCCCCCAAGGGCACCAGCTTCACGCACATGCGTTTCTTCTTGGACACGGAGGCCtctgggaaggggaggggtggggagcaaGGGGGTGAGAAGAGGCAAGAAGCAGGGAAGGGGCCCAAAGATGGCTCCAGGAGATCGCTCTCCAGGGTACCGTTTATCATGAATGGTAAAGTCATAGGAGGAGAATCCATGACGCTTTTAGGAGCCATTGGGACAGGCTCATCTTTGGTGATATGGAGGAGCACTCATGGGGTGGTCATGGGGACCACAGTGAGGGTGGGAAGCTGTGGGATCAGATAGCACCGGGTGCCCGTGCTGGCCCTCCAAACTCACTTGCCCTCAGCCCTCTAACCCAGAGATCAGCAAACTACAATGGATAAGCCAAATCTGACCCAGAGTCTATTCTTGTCTGGCTCATGAGCTAAGCATGGCttttacatatatgcatatatgtgcaaGGGCTTTCCcagatggcattagtggtaaagaacccgcaggagacataagagacacgggtttgatccctgtgttgggaagatcccctgaaggaggaaatgacaacctactccagtattcttgcctggagaatgccatggacagaggagcctgacgggctacagtccacagggtcaccaagagttggacacaatttagtgactaaacaacacttATCTATTGGTACAGGacttggcaaactttttctgtaaagggccaggtaGTAAATATATTAGACTTTGCAACCCAGATGCTGTcaattgcatatatatgcatactaagtcactccagtcatgtccaactctttgcaatctgccacactcccctgtccataggattctccaggcaagaatactggagtggattgccatttcctcctccaggagatcttccccatgcAGGGATGGATCCcgcgtgtcctgcattggcaggcaggttctttactgctgagccaccagagaaacccaccAATAGATATATGCTGACAGTCAAATACAAATGACAAGACACGGAGAGGGCATGGAAGGCAGGGAGAGCCTGATTAGAAAGCAGAGCAGTCAGGGCCGAGAGCTGGGAGAGCAGTCCCTGTACAAAAGCCTGGAAATGGAAAAGAGAACTGCGCCTGGATCAGCCTGGCTACACTGTAAGAAGGTGGAGTAACAACAGGAATAAAACAGGTAGCACAAACTGAACACTTACTCTAAAGAGAGACACACTTTTTACGCAGGGCGGGGTCCGCCCTAGATCAATCCTCAGCCAACACCGTCATTACCCAGAGCATCGAGGGGGCGGCCAAGGCTCAAAAATCGCGCGCCTATGGTCCTTCCATTCCCTCCCTGCCTGGTCTTCCCGGCAGAGACGAGCGAACTTGCCCCTCACCCCCTCCACACACCCACCCCTGCCTTCGAAGTGGGACTCACTcgagtccagggggtcgcagactGGTGAGAATCCCGGCGGGAGGGGGCTCTTGTCCACTAGGATCTGGATGTCGACCACCACGTTCTCCTGTGGATTCTGGGGTCGGGGTCGGGGTCGCGGCGCGGGGGGAAACAGCGAGAATCACTCAGCAGCAGGGACTGTGTCCCGGGCATAATGCTCCGCGAATGGACAGGGGAAGTGGGAAGGGCGGGGGGTTCCGAGGATGGGAGCTCCCTACCTCTAGGCTGCCCAAAGGATTGAGGCACAGGAAGTAGCCAGATTTCTGAGCGAAAGTCTTGCCGAAGCTGGCGGGCGTCCCCtccacagtgcaggagatctgcaGCGCAAACGCTGGTCTGAGCCAGGATATCACCTGGCCGCAGCCGCGGCTGCCCCCCATTCAACCCCCGGCCCCTAGTGCCGCTGCCTTCCCGTCCCCGGCCCCCTGACGTCGCTCACCGCACTGAATCCCCGCGGCGGGGGCGCCGAGGCCGACGACCAGGCTAAGCCAGCCAACGGCATCCCGTTGGCCCCGGGCCCCGGATCCATCCTCCAAAACAGGCACCGAAGGCGGCAGACAGCCTCGGACCTTCCAGCCGCAGCTGGACTACGGAGTTCGACAGGAACCTGAACTACAACTCCCAGACGGCCTTGCGATGTCGGGGGGCCAGGAAACGCGGTATGCGCGTGCCGGGAAAGCCGCCGGCCAATCTTGTGGGGACAAGGAGCCACGTCCCTCAGGTGCGCCCGTGGGAGACGTTTGCGGAAAACTGTCTCGCTTTCACCTCAAGCCCAGCGACTTCTGCCGGAAATGTCTCGCTATCTGGGAAccagaactacatttcccagaattccGTGCGGTATCAGCCTCTCCTCCAGAGCTACTGTCGTCGGTGTTTCCCGGAAATTTCCGAGAGAAATATGAAAAACCCGCAATTTTTGATCCCAGAGGTCATCCCAAAAGACACTTGCATGGGTTATACAGCGACTAGTAAAAAGTACGGACCAGCGTGAGCCATGAAATCCTGGTGTAACTTGAGGATTTATTCACACATATAATTCATTAAGATGGTATAAAAGTATTTAGAATGGCTAAGTGCTTTACACGCTTAGATGGAACATATATGGTCAACTGGGGAACAGAATATTATCTACTCCTATACATGTTCCAGCTTTTTACCGTATTATCGATTAGTCCACTGCCTGTTTTTTTGATGCCACAGGAGAGCAaaaaatggtttttatatttgtGATAAAATAAAATCGTTTTTAACGTAGGatgagaaaaattttaatgtaaaattctctctgccctcttgGGTGACTACCTGCTCGCCTTTAGTGTGCGTTATGTGTCTGTATTATAGATTAACTAAatttacgccaaagcctttgactgtgtggatcacaacaaactgtggaaagttcttacagagatgggaatgccagaccacctgacctgcctcctgagaaatctgtatgcaggtcaagaagcaacagttagcactggacatggaacaacagactggttccaaatcgggaaaggagtatgtcaaggctgtatattgcgaaatgctgggctggaggaagcacaagctggaatcaagattgcagagagaaatatcaataacctcagatatgcagatgacatgaccctttcggcagaaagcaaagaactaaggagcctcttaatgaaagtgagagaggagagtgaaaaagttggcttaaaactcaacattcagaaaatgaagatcatgacatcaggtcccatcacttcatggcaaattagatggggaaacaatggaaacagggacagactttatctggggggggcttcaaaatcactgcagatggtcgactgaagctgtgaaattaaatgacgcttgctccttggaagaaaagctatgaccaacctaaacagcatgttaaaaagcatagacattactttactaacaaaggtccatctagtcagagctatggtttttccagtagtcatgtatagatgtgagcattggactataaagaaagctgagtgcagaagaattgatgcttttgaactgtggtgttggagaagactcttgagagtcccttggactgcaaggagaaccagtccatcttaaaggaaatcagccctgcatattcattggaaggactggaaggggacaacagaggatgagatggttggatggcatcaccgactctatggacatgagtttgaataagctctgggagttggtgatgtacgggcaagtctggtgtgctgcagttcatggggttgcaaagagtcggacacaactgagcgactgaactgagatctTAACACAGGAATGCCTGCTTAGAAAAGAGCAATTTTCTTCTGGTGCCTGCCAGGCAGTGAGGCAAGATATAGATGGGCTCCAGTTAGATTTCTATAACTggcctcctgtttgcatttcaTGGAGCACAAAGAAGTGGGCTTTAGGCTGAACACTTAGAACTGTTAGCATTTTCTGATATAAGAGGTAGGTGGTCTCCAGTTAAGGCATTATAATCAGCCTCCTgtttgcacaattgcactcatctcacacgctagtaaagtaatgctcaaaattctccaagccaggcttcagcaatatatgaaccgtgaacttcctgatgttcaagctggttttagaaaaggtagaggaaccagagatcaaattgccaacatctgctggatcatggaaaaagcaagagagttccataaaaacatctttttctgctttattgactatgccaaagcctttgactgtgtggatcacaataaactgtggaaaattctggaagagatgggaataccagaccacctgacctgcctcttgagaaacctgtatgcaggtcaggaagcaacagttagaactggacatggaacaacagactggtt
It includes:
- the MVB12A gene encoding multivesicular body subunit 12A: MDPGPGANGMPLAGLAWSSASAPPPRGFSAISCTVEGTPASFGKTFAQKSGYFLCLNPLGSLENPQENVVVDIQILVDKSPLPPGFSPVCDPLDSKASVSKKKRMCVKLVPLGAADTAVFDIRLSGKTKTVPGYLRVGDMGGFAIWCRKAKAPRPVPKPRALSRDVRDLSLDSPGQPSKGGFPERTLSRLGSRASTLRRNDSIYEASNLYGISAMDGVPFTLHPRFEGKSCGPLAFSAFADLTIKSLADIEAEYNYGFVVEKTAAARLPPSVS